One Lucilia cuprina isolate Lc7/37 chromosome 4, ASM2204524v1, whole genome shotgun sequence DNA segment encodes these proteins:
- the LOC111683086 gene encoding protein neuralized isoform X1, whose translation MGLTEIPSSYMAQSTGGGHVMVMEQHHHHHHHVEHHDKDTKMSSKKKMHLLKKIKKRFGLVRRSPSSCPGPNNLPPLQFHHVHGDNIRISRDGTLARRFESFCRAITFSARPVRINERICVKFAEISNNWNGGIRFGFTSNDPATLEGTLPKYACPDLTNRPGFWAKALHEQYCEKDNVLYYYVNSAGDVIYGINNEEKGVILSGIDTRGLLWTIIDIYGNCTGIEFLDARIYMYQQSGGVGLPPALMAPGMTGTLPGPQMAGLNPHHPNQQSRRSLPAGQYEHELERTVMTSMQSLNLTGDQVALASDLANGLPPLRYNANGRLIPVPFHITKGRNVRLSHDRFIASRTENDFCQGYVFTARPIRIGEKIIVQILKTEQMYVGALALGLTSCNPSALQPGDLPNDSDFLLDRPEYWVVSKDIAAAPQRGDEIAFFVAPNGEVTISKNNGPAVVVMHVDQSLQLWAFLDVYGSTQSVRMFRQQLPNMVNYPPSAVAGSSQRIVNIPVSESINSLNSQISDNRKIIHPSQLNVTHGTISASTSTLASMQSTNNLAAGTTSGILNGTCSPPSGGGRMISMPSTGEMIQIQPNGGGTVLVVNLPPATSAMDLNSALSASQARINQTTNTANAAAAAAGGNSCSSGASSSSNVNTLVGNLTNAQFMEPHTASSIAANNCASVTSQKLIDHSDSAGAECTICYENQIDSVLYSCGHMCMCYDCAIEQWRGVGGGQCPLCRAVIRDVIRTYTT comes from the exons TACGTCGTTCACCATCATCTTGCCCGGGACCCAATAACTTGCCACCCCTACAATTTCATCATGTGCATGGTGATAATATACGCATTTCTCGTGATGGCACGTTGGCTAGACGTTTCGAGAGTTTTTGTCGCGCCATTACCTTTTCCGCTCGTCCGGTGCGCATTAATGAaagaatttgtgtaaaatttgctGAAATTTCAAACAATTGGAATGGTGGCATACGTTTCGGTTTCACTAGCAATGATCCTGCCACTCTTGAGGGTACGCTGCCCAAATATGCCTGTCCTGATTTGACAAATCGTCCTGGGTTCTGGGCTAAGGCTTTGCATGAACAATACTGTGAAAAAGataatgttttatattattatgtcAATTCGGCGGGAGATGTTATTTATGGTATTAATAATGAGGAAAAGGGTGTGATATTGTCGGGCATTGATACCCGAGGTTTACTATGGACTATTATAGATATTTATGGTAATTGTACGGGTATTGAGTTCTTAGATGCCCGCATTTATATGTATCAACAAAGTGGTGGCGTAGGCTTGCCTCCCGCCTTAATGGCTCCCGGCATGACCGGTACTTTACCGGGACCTCAGATGGCTGGCCTTAATCCTCATCATCCTAATCAACAATCTAGAAGATCTTTACCTGCAGGCCAGTATGAACATGAGTTGGAGCGTACGGTTATGACTTCTATGCAGTCACTTAATTTGACCGGTGACCAGGTGGCTTTGGCCTCTGATTTAGCCAATGGCTTGCCTCCTTTAAGATACAATGCCAATGGTCGTTTAATACCAGTGCCCTTTCACATTACCAAAGGACGTAATGTACGTTTATCACATGATCGTTTTATAGCCTCACGCACGGAAAATGATTTCTGTCAGGGTTATGTTTTCACTGCCCGTCCCATAAGAATAGGCGAGAAGATAATAGTGCAAATATTGAAAACTGAACAAATGTATGTGGGAGCATTGGCTTTGGGTTTGACCTCATGCAATCCATCGGCCCTGCAGCCCGGTGACTTGCCCAACGATTCGGACTTTCTATTAGATCGTCCCGAATACTGGGTGGTGAGCAAGGATATAGCAGCCGCTCCCCAAAGAGGCGATGAAATAGCCTTCTTTGTGGCACCCAATGGTGAGGTGACCATTAGCAAAAATAACGGCCCCGCGGTAGTGGTGATGCATGTTGATCAATCTTTACAATTGTGGGCCTTTTTAGATGTCTATGGATCCACACAATCGGTGCGCATGTTCCGTCAACAACTGCCCAATATGGTCAATTATCCGCCCTCAGCCGTGGCCGGCTCCTCGCAACGCATAGTCAACATACCCGTTTCCGAGTCTATTAACAGTTTGAATAGTCAAATCTCCGATAATCGCAAAATCATACACCCCTCCCAGCTAAATGTAACACACGGCACTATAAGCGCCTCCACCTCCACATTGGCCTCGATGCAATCGACTAATAATTTGGCGGCCGGTACCACCTCAGGTATATTAAATGGTACTTGCTCACCACCCTCAGGCGGTGGACGTATGATTAGTATGCCCTCGACTGGTGAAATGATACAAATACAACCGAATGGTGGCGGTACTGTGTTGGTGGTAAATCTACCGCCTGCCACTTCAGCCATGGATTTGAATAGTGCTCTGTCTGCCTCACAGGCACGCATCAATCAGACAACGAATACAGCGAATGCTGCTGCAGCTGCTGCCGGCGGCAACTCTTGTTCAAGTGGTGCCAGCAGTAGTTCAAATGTTAATACTTTAGTGGGAAATCTAACAAACGCACAATTTATGGAG CCCCACACTGCCTCATCAATAGCTGCTAATAATTGTGCCTCGGTTACCAGTCAAAAACTAATTGATCATAGCGATTCTGCCGGTGCTGAATGTACCATTTGCTATGAAAATCAAATTGATTCAGTTCTTTACAGTTGTGGTCATATGTGCATGTGCTATGACTGTGCCATTGAACAATGGCGTGGTGTAGGCGGTGGACAGTGTCCTCTTTGTCGGGCTGTTATTAGAGATGTTATACGCACTTATACCACATAA
- the LOC111683086 gene encoding protein neuralized isoform X2: MGQSASKIVRRSPSSCPGPNNLPPLQFHHVHGDNIRISRDGTLARRFESFCRAITFSARPVRINERICVKFAEISNNWNGGIRFGFTSNDPATLEGTLPKYACPDLTNRPGFWAKALHEQYCEKDNVLYYYVNSAGDVIYGINNEEKGVILSGIDTRGLLWTIIDIYGNCTGIEFLDARIYMYQQSGGVGLPPALMAPGMTGTLPGPQMAGLNPHHPNQQSRRSLPAGQYEHELERTVMTSMQSLNLTGDQVALASDLANGLPPLRYNANGRLIPVPFHITKGRNVRLSHDRFIASRTENDFCQGYVFTARPIRIGEKIIVQILKTEQMYVGALALGLTSCNPSALQPGDLPNDSDFLLDRPEYWVVSKDIAAAPQRGDEIAFFVAPNGEVTISKNNGPAVVVMHVDQSLQLWAFLDVYGSTQSVRMFRQQLPNMVNYPPSAVAGSSQRIVNIPVSESINSLNSQISDNRKIIHPSQLNVTHGTISASTSTLASMQSTNNLAAGTTSGILNGTCSPPSGGGRMISMPSTGEMIQIQPNGGGTVLVVNLPPATSAMDLNSALSASQARINQTTNTANAAAAAAGGNSCSSGASSSSNVNTLVGNLTNAQFMEPHTASSIAANNCASVTSQKLIDHSDSAGAECTICYENQIDSVLYSCGHMCMCYDCAIEQWRGVGGGQCPLCRAVIRDVIRTYTT; this comes from the exons TACGTCGTTCACCATCATCTTGCCCGGGACCCAATAACTTGCCACCCCTACAATTTCATCATGTGCATGGTGATAATATACGCATTTCTCGTGATGGCACGTTGGCTAGACGTTTCGAGAGTTTTTGTCGCGCCATTACCTTTTCCGCTCGTCCGGTGCGCATTAATGAaagaatttgtgtaaaatttgctGAAATTTCAAACAATTGGAATGGTGGCATACGTTTCGGTTTCACTAGCAATGATCCTGCCACTCTTGAGGGTACGCTGCCCAAATATGCCTGTCCTGATTTGACAAATCGTCCTGGGTTCTGGGCTAAGGCTTTGCATGAACAATACTGTGAAAAAGataatgttttatattattatgtcAATTCGGCGGGAGATGTTATTTATGGTATTAATAATGAGGAAAAGGGTGTGATATTGTCGGGCATTGATACCCGAGGTTTACTATGGACTATTATAGATATTTATGGTAATTGTACGGGTATTGAGTTCTTAGATGCCCGCATTTATATGTATCAACAAAGTGGTGGCGTAGGCTTGCCTCCCGCCTTAATGGCTCCCGGCATGACCGGTACTTTACCGGGACCTCAGATGGCTGGCCTTAATCCTCATCATCCTAATCAACAATCTAGAAGATCTTTACCTGCAGGCCAGTATGAACATGAGTTGGAGCGTACGGTTATGACTTCTATGCAGTCACTTAATTTGACCGGTGACCAGGTGGCTTTGGCCTCTGATTTAGCCAATGGCTTGCCTCCTTTAAGATACAATGCCAATGGTCGTTTAATACCAGTGCCCTTTCACATTACCAAAGGACGTAATGTACGTTTATCACATGATCGTTTTATAGCCTCACGCACGGAAAATGATTTCTGTCAGGGTTATGTTTTCACTGCCCGTCCCATAAGAATAGGCGAGAAGATAATAGTGCAAATATTGAAAACTGAACAAATGTATGTGGGAGCATTGGCTTTGGGTTTGACCTCATGCAATCCATCGGCCCTGCAGCCCGGTGACTTGCCCAACGATTCGGACTTTCTATTAGATCGTCCCGAATACTGGGTGGTGAGCAAGGATATAGCAGCCGCTCCCCAAAGAGGCGATGAAATAGCCTTCTTTGTGGCACCCAATGGTGAGGTGACCATTAGCAAAAATAACGGCCCCGCGGTAGTGGTGATGCATGTTGATCAATCTTTACAATTGTGGGCCTTTTTAGATGTCTATGGATCCACACAATCGGTGCGCATGTTCCGTCAACAACTGCCCAATATGGTCAATTATCCGCCCTCAGCCGTGGCCGGCTCCTCGCAACGCATAGTCAACATACCCGTTTCCGAGTCTATTAACAGTTTGAATAGTCAAATCTCCGATAATCGCAAAATCATACACCCCTCCCAGCTAAATGTAACACACGGCACTATAAGCGCCTCCACCTCCACATTGGCCTCGATGCAATCGACTAATAATTTGGCGGCCGGTACCACCTCAGGTATATTAAATGGTACTTGCTCACCACCCTCAGGCGGTGGACGTATGATTAGTATGCCCTCGACTGGTGAAATGATACAAATACAACCGAATGGTGGCGGTACTGTGTTGGTGGTAAATCTACCGCCTGCCACTTCAGCCATGGATTTGAATAGTGCTCTGTCTGCCTCACAGGCACGCATCAATCAGACAACGAATACAGCGAATGCTGCTGCAGCTGCTGCCGGCGGCAACTCTTGTTCAAGTGGTGCCAGCAGTAGTTCAAATGTTAATACTTTAGTGGGAAATCTAACAAACGCACAATTTATGGAG CCCCACACTGCCTCATCAATAGCTGCTAATAATTGTGCCTCGGTTACCAGTCAAAAACTAATTGATCATAGCGATTCTGCCGGTGCTGAATGTACCATTTGCTATGAAAATCAAATTGATTCAGTTCTTTACAGTTGTGGTCATATGTGCATGTGCTATGACTGTGCCATTGAACAATGGCGTGGTGTAGGCGGTGGACAGTGTCCTCTTTGTCGGGCTGTTATTAGAGATGTTATACGCACTTATACCACATAA
- the LOC111683084 gene encoding thymidylate kinase: MTSSIKRGAFIVFEGCDRCGKSTQSRLLVEHLQKSAIPVKHMVFPERTSDIGKLINGYLTNKQDLNDETIHLLFAANRWEHKNEILKLLKSGTTLVVDRYSYSGIVYSAAKGMSLEWCKSPENGLPRPDIVFYLKAEADALLDRGNYGEERYEKREFQIKVAKMFEDIYVKEKEYWYQIDAQQNPEDIHAKIKEKFEEVLRQAQTNDVNKLKW, translated from the coding sequence ATGACTTCATCTATTAAACGTGGCgcatttatagtttttgaggGATGTGATCGTTGTGGCAAATCCACACAATCACGTCTATTAGTGGAGCATTTACAAAAGTCTGCGATACCGGTAAAACACATGGTATTCCCCGAACGTACCTCGGATATAGGAAAGCTTATTAATGGTTATTTGACAAATAAACAAGATTTAAATGATGAAACTATACACTTGCTGTTTGCCGCCAATAGATGGgaacataaaaatgaaatattgaaattattaaaatctggTACTACTTTAGTAGTAGATCGTTACTCGTATTCGGGTATAGTGTATAGTGCGGCCAAGGGTATGTCTTTGGAATGGTGTAAGAGTCCTGAAAATGGTTTGCCTAGACCAGATATTGTGTTCTATTTAAAGGCTGAAGCAGATGCTTTACTGGATCGTGGCAATTATGGCGAAGAACGTTATGAGAAGAgagaatttcaaataaaagttgCCAAAATGTTTGAAGATATTTATGTGAAGGAGAAAGAGTATTGGTATCAAATTGATGCTCAGCAAAATCCCGAGGATATACATgcaaaaattaaggaaaaatttgAGGAAGTTTTAAGACAGGCGCAGACAAATgatgtaaacaaattaaaatggtAA
- the LOC111683083 gene encoding very long-chain specific acyl-CoA dehydrogenase, mitochondrial-like, whose amino-acid sequence MFKITKQVLIATKTPNLLRYSSAALPRTREQHEAKEDTKTNASFMANIFRGNLVAAQVFPYPDVLSPEDKDVTKSLKEPILRFYKEYNDPAKSDENSKTDDLALEQLWELGCFAAQVPQEYGGLGINNTQYGRLGQIVGYNDLGLAITLGAHQSIGFKGILLYGTHEQKAKYLPQVTTGRVYAAFALTEASAGSDASSIKCKAVKSADGKHYILNGTKIWISNGGFADIFTLFAQTEIVDQATGKKRDKVTAFIVERAFGGLTNGPPEKKMGINASSTTEIYLDNVKVPVENVLGEEGEGFKVAMNILNTGRYGMGAILSGSMKYCIEKAVDHVNNRIQFGKKLKEYEGIKEKLAYMSMLQYVTESMAFTISQNMDAGSQDYHLEAAISKVFASEAAWYVCDEAIQILGGMGYMKEAGLERVLRDLRIFRIFEGTNDILRLFVSLTGIQYAGSHLKELQKAFKNPAANLGLIFKEASRRAATTVGIGGTNLSPFIVNELQAHGQATAECIDLFGQTVEALLIKYGKNIINEQNILNRLANAAIDIFTMVVVLSRASRAVEKKLATAHLELNMTKAWCYQANERCRTNLRNATAAQQLSHYKQLSEIAKTVTKCGGPKTTHILE is encoded by the coding sequence atgtttaaaattactaAACAAGTGTTGATTGCAACTAAAACTCCAAATTTACTGCGTTACTCCTCAGCTGCTTTGCCCAGGACTAGAGAACAACATGAAGCTAAAGAAGACACTAAAACAAATGCCTCTTTTATGGCCAATATATTTCGGGGTAATTTAGTAGCAGCACAAGTTTTTCCTTATCCCGATGTTCTAAGTCCGGAGGATAAAGATGTTACTAAAAGCTTAAAAGAAccaattttaagattctataaAGAATATAATGATCCGGCCAAAAGTGATGAAAATTCTAAAACAGATGATTTAGCTTTGGAACAATTGTGGGAATTGGGTTGTTTTGCTGCTCAAGTTCCTCAGGAATATGGCGGTTTGGGTATTAATAATACACAATATGGACGTTTGGGACAAATAGTGGGTTACAATGATTTGGGTTTGGCCATCACTTTGGGAGCCCATCAAAGTATAGGATTCAAGGGTATCTTATTATATGGCACTCATGAGCAAAAAGCCAAATATTTGCCACAAGTAACTACCGGTAGAGTATATGCTGCTTTTGCTTTAACAGAAGCTAGTGCTGGTTCCGATGCCAGTTCTATTAAATGTAAAGCGGTAAAATCGGCTGATGGTAAACATTATATATTGAATGGCACCAAAATTTGGATATCCAATGGTGGTTTTGCTGATATTTTTACTTTGTTTGCACAAACTGAAATTGTGGATCAGGCAACAGGAAAGAAAAGGGATAAAGTTACAGCTTTTATAGTAGAAAGAGCTTTTGGTGGCTTAACTAATGGTCCACCGGAAAAGAAAATGGGTATTAATGCCTCTAGTACCACAGAAATCTATCTAGATAATGTTAAAGTTCCGGTGGAAAATGTTTTGGGCGAAGAAGGAGAAGGCTTTAAGGTTGCCATGAATATATTAAATACTGGCCGCTATGGTATGGGAGCCATATTATCGGGCAGCATGAAATATTGCATAGAAAAGGCAGTGGATCATGTAAATAATCGTATACAATTTGGTAAAAAACTGAAAGAATATGAGGGCATAAAGGAAAAGTTGGCATACATGAGTATGTTACAATATGTAACAGAATCAATGGCTTTTACCATTTCACAAAATATGGATGCTGGCAGCCAAGATTATCACTTAGAGGCGGCCATATCAAAAGTATTTGCCTCCGAGGCAGCCTGGTATGTATGCGATGAAGCCATACAAATACTTGGCGGCATGGGTTATATGAAAGAAGCTGGTTTGGAAAGGGTTTTAAGAGATTTACGCATTTTTAGAATCTTTGAGGGAACTAATGatattttaagattatttgTGTCATTAACGGGTATACAATATGCTGGTTCCCATTTAAAAGAATTACAAAAGGCCTTTAAAAATCCTGCCGCTAATTTgggtttaatatttaaagaagcTTCACGACGTGCTGCCACAACAGTGGGCATAGGCGGCACCAATTTATCACCTTTTATAGTAAACGAGTTACAAGCTCATGGCCAAGCTACCGCCGAGTGTATAGACTTATTTGGCCAGACAGTGGAGGCTCTACTCATCAAATatggcaaaaatattataaacgaaCAGAATATTCTTAACAGATTGGCTAATGCCGCCATTGATATCTTTACAATGGTTGTGGTATTATCACGTGCCAGTCGAGCGGTAGAAAAGAAACTAGCCACTGCTCATTTGGAACTAAATATGACAAAAGCCTGGTGTTATCAGGCTAATGAAAGATGCCGTACAAATCTACGAAATGCTACAGCAGCACAACAGCTATcacattataaacaattatcggAAATAGCTAAAACTGTAACAAAATGTGGCGGCCCTAAGACGACTCATATTTTGGAATAA
- the LOC111683088 gene encoding very long-chain specific acyl-CoA dehydrogenase, mitochondrial-like encodes MLRIGQKILQTPKGNNLVRFYAAAVPKASVKHETKQEPKTNHSFMANIFRGNLVSTQVFPYPDVLTQDDKELVGSLLDPLETFFTEVNNAARNDENSKIDDQTLDQLWELGAFSMQVPNEYGGLGLNNTQYGRLCQIVGANDLGLGITIGAHQSIGFKGILLYGTPEQKAKYLPQVSTGKVYAAFALTEPSAGSDAGSIKCRAVKSADGKHYVLNGSKIWISNGGIADIMTVFAQTEITDEVTGEKKDKVTAFIVERGFGGVTNGAPEKKMGIKCSNTAEVYFEDVKIPIENVLGQEGEGFKVAMNILNNGRFGMGATLAGTMKYCIEKAVDHVNNRVQFGKKLKEYSAIQEKIAQMNMIQYATESMAFQISQNMDAGSQDYHLEAAISKIFASEAAWYVCDESIQILGGMGFMKETGLERVMRDLRIFRIFEGTNDILRLFVALTGIQYAGSHLKELQRAFKNPAANLGLIFKEASRRAASTVGIGGTDLSPYVVTDLQSHGKAAAECIDMFGQTVESLLLKYGKNIVHQQNVLNRLADAAIDIYSMVVVLSRSSRAVKKQLPTAEHELNMAKAWCYQANESARTNLRKATSSQQLSHYKDMSAIAQNIIQHGTVNTTHVIE; translated from the coding sequence ATGTTGAGGATCGgacagaaaattttacaaactccTAAGGGAAATAATTTGGTGCGTTTTTATGCAGCCGCCGTGCCCAAGGCTAGTGTTAAGCATGAAACTAAACAGGAACCCAAAACAAATCACTCGTTTATGGCAAATATTTTCCGTGGTAATCTAGTGTCGACACAGGTATTTCCCTATCCCGATGTGCTGACGCAAGATGATAAAGAACTGGTAGGCAGTTTGTTAGATCCCTTGGAAACATTCTTTACCGAAGTTAATAATGCAGCCAGAAAcgatgaaaattcaaaaattgatGATCAAACTCTAGACCAATTATGGGAATTGGGTGCTTTTTCAATGCAGGTGCCCAATGAATATGGTGGTTTGGGTTTGAATAACACCCAGTATGGTAGACTTTGCCAAATTGTAGGTGCCAATGATTTGGGTTTGGGTATTACTATTGGTGCTCATCAAAGTATTGGTTTCAAAGGTATTTTGCTGTACGGTACTCCCGAACAAAAAGCCAAATATTTGCCACAAGTATCAACGGGAAAAGTATATGCTGCCTTTGCTTTGACCGAACCCAGTGCCGGTTCAGATGCTGGCTCCATTAAGTGTAGAGCAGTAAAATCTGCCGATGGCAAACATTATGTATTGAATGGTTCAAAAATATGGATTTCCAATGGTGGTATTGCCGATATTATGACTGTCTTTGCCCAGACAGAAATTACCGACGAAGTGACCGGTGAAAAGAAGGACAAAGTTACTGCATTTATAGTGGAAAGAGGCTTTGGTGGTGTTACCAATGGTGCACCCGAGAAGAAAATGGGTATTAAATGCTCTAACACAGCTGAGGTATACTTCGAAGATGTTAAGATtccaatagaaaatgttttgggCCAAGAGGGTGAAGGTTTTAAAGTGGCaatgaacattttaaataatggtCGTTTTGGCATGGGTGCCACCTTGGCGGGCACCATGAAATATTGCATTGAAAAGGCTGTGGATCATGTTAACAATCGTGTACAATTTGGCAAAAAACTTAAGGAATATTCAGCCATACAGGAGAAAATTGCCCAAATGAATATGATACAATATGCCACCGAATCAATGGCTTTCCAAATTTCCCAAAACATGGATGCTGGTAGTCAAGATTACCATTTAGAAGCAGCCATATCGAAAATTTTCGCATCCGAGGCAGCCTGGTATGTTTGCGATGAATCCATACAGATTTTAGGCGGCATGGGCTTCATGAAAGAAACTGGCCTCGAAAGAGTAATGCGTGATTTGCgcattttcagaatttttgaaGGCACCAATGATATCTTGAGACTGTTTGTGGCTTTGACAGGCATACAATATGCCGGTTCGCATTTGAAAGAATTGCAAAGAGCCTTTAAAAATCCTGCCGCCAATTTgggtttaatatttaaagaagcCTCAAGACGTGCTGCCAGCACTGTGGGTATTGGCGGTACTGACTTATCACCTTATGTCGTCACCGACTTACAATCACATGGCAAAGCTGCTGCCGAATGTATAGACATGTTTGGTCAGACAGTGGAATcacttttattgaaatatggCAAAAACATTGTACATCAACAGAATGTTCTTAATAGATTAGCTGATGCTGCCATTGATATTTATTCCATGGTAGTGGTCCTATCACGTTCCAGCCGAGCTGTTAAGAAACAATTGCCCACCGCTGAACATGAATTGAATATGGCTAAGGCTTGGTGTTATCAGGCCAATGAAAGTGCACGCACCAATTTACGCAAAGCTACCTCCAGTCAACAATTAAGTCATTACAAAGATATGTCCGCCATTGCTCAAAATATCATACAGCATGGTACTGTTAATACGACCCATGTTATAGAATAA
- the LOC111683092 gene encoding very long-chain specific acyl-CoA dehydrogenase, mitochondrial-like codes for MLKIGKKVIQVPKTQYILRYSTAAVPKVKVQNEVKEDKKTNYSFMANIFRGNLVSQQVFPYPDVLSSEDKELTQSLTEPFIKFYEEVNNAAKSDEDGKTDEKTLDKLWELGGFGIQVPQEYGGLELNNTQYGRLGQIVGYHDLGLGVTLGAHQSIGFKGILLYGTPEQKAKYLPQVATGKVFAAFCLTEPSAGSDASSIKCKAVKSADGKHYILNGSKIWISNGGMADIFTVFAQTEVVDKVTGEKKEKPSGFIVERAFGGVTNGAPEKKMGIKASITTEVYFEDVKIPVENLLGEEGEGFKVAMNILNNGRFGMGATMSGTMKYCIEKAVDHVNNRVQFGKKLKEYEAIKEKIAQMNVLQYATESMAFTISQNMDSGSQDYHLEAAISKVFASEAAWYVCDEAIQILGGMGFMKETGLERVMRDLRIFRIFEGTNDILRLFVALTGIQYAGSHLKELQKAFKNPAANLGLIFKEASRRAASTVGIGGTDLSPFLVTELQAHGKATAECIDLFGQTVESLLIKYGKNIIHEQNILNRLADAAIDIYSMVVVLSRSSRAVQKQLITAEHEINMTKAWCYQANERCRTNLRNATSSQQILHYRQLSEIAKQITEAGGVNTTHVLE; via the coding sequence ATGctgaaaattggaaaaaaagtgATACAAGTACCTAAAACGCAATACATTCTAAGATACTCTACGGCTGCCGTGCCCAAGGTGAAAGTTCAAAATGAGGTAAAAGAGGATAAGAAAACGAATTACTCTTTTATGGCCAATATTTTCCGAGGAAATTTAGTTTCACAACAAGTATTTCCCTACCCAGATGTTCTTAGTTCAGAGGACAAGGAACTAACACAAAGCTTAACAGAaccttttataaagttttacgaAGAAGTTAATAATGCTGCTAAAAGTGATGAAGATGGCAAGACAGACGAAAAAACCTTGGATAAATTGTGGGAATTGGGAGGTTTTGGTATACAAGTGCCACAAGAATATGGTGGATTGGAATTGAATAATACACAATATGGACGTCTTGGTCAAATTGTGGGTTACCATGATTTGGGTTTGGGTGTTACATTGGGTGCCCATCAAAGTATTGGCTTCAAAGGCATCTTATTGTATGGCACTCCCGAACAAAAAGCCAAATATTTGCCACAAGTAGCTACCGGTAAAGTATTTGCCGCATTTTGTTTAACTGAACCCAGTGCCGGTTCAGATGCCAGTTCTATTAAGTGCAAAGCTGTCAAATCGGCCGATGGTAAACATTATATATTGAATGGTTCCAAAATTTGGATTTCCAACGGTGGCATGGCCGATATTTTCACAGTATTTGCTCAAACGGAAGTTGTTGACAAAGTCACGGgcgagaaaaaagaaaaaccctCCGGTTTCATAGTAGAACGAGCATTTGGTGGTGTTACCAATGGTGCTCCTGAAAAGAAAATGGGCATTAAAGCTTCCATTACAACAGAAGTCTATTTTGAAGATGTTAAAATACCCGTTGAAAATTTATTGGGAGAAGAGGGTGAAGGTTTTAAAGTGGccatgaatattttaaataatggtCGTTTTGGCATGGGTGCCACCATGTCGGGAACCATGAAATATTGTATTGAAAAAGCAGTGGATCATGTTAACAATCGTGTGCAATTTGGTAAAAAACTCAAAGAATATGAGgcaataaaagagaaaattgcCCAAATGAATGTTTTACAATATGCCACAGAATCGATGGCTTTTACCATTTCACAAAACATGGATTCTGGTAGTCAAGATTATCATTTAGAGGCAGCCATTTCAAAAGTATTTGCTTCAGAGGCAGCTTGGTATGTATGCGATGAAGCTATACAAATACTCGGAGGTATGGGTTTCATGAAAGAAACTGGCTTGGAAAGAGTAATGCGTGATTTgcgtatttttagaatttttgaagGCACCAATGATATCTTGAGATTATTTGTAGCTTTGACTGGTATACAATATGCTGGCTCGCATTTAAAAGAATTGCAAAAAGCCTTTAAAAATCCTGCTGCCAATTTGGGTTTAATATTTAAGGAAGCTTCAAGACGTGCTGCCAGTACGGTGGGTATTGGAGGTACCGACCTTTCTCCCTTTTTAGTAACAGAATTGCAAGCTCATGGCAAAGCCACCGCTGAATGTATAGACTTATTTGGACAAACTGTGGAGTCTCTTCTCATTAAATAtggcaaaaatattatacacGAACAGAATATTCTTAATAGATTAGCTGATGCTGCTATTGATATCTATTCCATGGTTGTGGTCTTGTCACGTTCAAGCCGTGCAGTACAAAAACAACTTATTACCGctgaacatgaaataaacaTGACAAAAGCCTGGTGTTATCAGGCTAATGAAAGATGTCGAACAAATCTTCGTAATGCTACCTCAAGTCAACAGATTTTACACTATAGACAATTATCCGAAATAGCGAAACAAATAACGGAAGCTGGTGGAGTAAATACGACACATGTACTTGAATAG